Proteins encoded together in one Miscanthus floridulus cultivar M001 chromosome 16, ASM1932011v1, whole genome shotgun sequence window:
- the LOC136512382 gene encoding uncharacterized protein codes for MVCCWVLLSLLASPRRRNRSSADFAMQILRRKVLEASRRIPLFYAAHRGRAHAVATLAGAAARWAPPAASGSLAAAPWAATQRRGAKMLGSDVKLGNVIQRRGRIYQVIKAQHSHQGRGGATIQVELRDVDTGNKITERFRTDEALERVFVEEKSFTYLYQEGNTVTLMEPETFEQLEVSKELFAKAAAYLKDEMKVNLQYFDGRPMSGTVPQRVTCTVVEAQPNTKGLTAQPQYKRVLLDNGLTVLAPPFIEAGEKIVISTADDSYMTRA; via the exons ATGGTGTGCTGCTGGGTCCTTCTCTCTCTTCTCGCCTCTCCGCGAAGGCGCAACCGAAGCAGCGCCGACTTTGCGATGCAGATCCTCCGGCGGAAGGTTCTGGAGGCTTCCCGCCGCATCCCTCTCTTCTACGCGGCACACCGCGGCCGCGCCCATGCGGTGGCCACGCTCGCGGGCGCCGCCGCGCGGTGGGCCCCGCCCGCCGCCTCGGGCTCGCTTGCCGCTGCTCCGTGGGCTGCCACCCAGCGCCGCGGCGCCAAGatgctcggctccgac GTGAAACTTGGAAATGTAATACAAAGAAGAG GTCGCATTTATCAG GTAATAAAAGCGCAACATTCGCatcaaggaagaggaggagccaCAATACAG GTCGAACTGAGGGATGTTGACACTGGAAACAAAATAACAGAGAGATTTCGTACTGATGAGGCCCTTGAGA GAGTTTTTGTTGAGGAGAAGTCATTCACATATCTGTATCAGGAAGGAAATACTGTGACACTTATGGA gCCTGAAACATTTGAGCAACTTGAAGTTTCGAAGGAACTGTTTGCCAAAGCTGCAGCATACCTGAAAG ATGAAATGAAGGTGAATCTACAATACTTTGATGGCCGGCCAATGTCTGGTACAGTTCCTCAACGAGTGACTTGCACTGTTGTCGAAGCACAGCCAAATACAAAAGGGCTAACTGCACAACCTCA GTATAAAAGGGTCTTGCTGGATAATGGTCTTACTGTGCTT GCACCACCCTTTATTGAAGCGGGTGAGAAGATTGTAATCAGTACAGCCGATGATTCTTATATGACGAG GGCATAA